One Streptomyces sp. NBC_00554 DNA segment encodes these proteins:
- a CDS encoding alpha-E domain-containing protein → MNDVILSRIAEALIWTGRYVERADATGRILDAYLHRLLEDPWRDEDVACRSLYAILGVDAGGERVDMQQVLDQLAFDARSTCSIEGAIGAARLNARSAREAVSSEMWECLNSTWHALADQRLAARRTGPYAYLELVRRRAALFFGLADSTMSRDDSWRFVVLGRSLERVDMTVRLLSVRVLDAAHAPDWPTLLSASGADEAYARVYGGFGDTPRVAEFLLLDRDFPRSALHALTTAEECLAALGRPRQDPARRPIGRMRTRLEYLDLAALEEQLPLLLKDLQQACMASAEAVAEKFFPNQGPVEWAQEGA, encoded by the coding sequence GTGAACGACGTGATCCTCTCCCGGATAGCCGAAGCCCTGATCTGGACCGGACGGTACGTCGAGCGGGCGGACGCCACCGGCCGCATCCTCGATGCCTATCTGCACCGGCTCCTCGAAGACCCCTGGCGCGACGAGGACGTGGCCTGCCGCTCGCTGTACGCGATCCTCGGCGTCGACGCGGGCGGCGAACGCGTCGACATGCAGCAGGTGTTGGACCAGCTCGCCTTCGACGCCCGCTCCACCTGCTCCATCGAGGGCGCGATCGGCGCCGCCCGGCTGAACGCGCGCAGCGCCCGCGAGGCGGTCTCCTCCGAGATGTGGGAGTGCCTCAACTCCACCTGGCACGCCCTGGCCGACCAGCGCCTGGCAGCACGGCGGACGGGCCCCTACGCCTATCTGGAGCTCGTACGCCGCCGGGCCGCCCTCTTCTTCGGGCTCGCCGACTCGACGATGAGCCGGGACGACAGCTGGCGGTTCGTGGTCCTGGGGCGGAGCCTGGAGCGGGTGGACATGACCGTACGGCTGCTGTCCGTACGGGTGTTGGACGCCGCCCACGCTCCCGACTGGCCGACACTGCTCAGTGCGAGCGGCGCCGATGAGGCGTATGCCCGGGTCTACGGCGGTTTCGGCGACACTCCGCGAGTGGCCGAATTCCTCCTGCTGGACCGGGACTTCCCGCGCTCCGCGCTGCACGCCCTGACCACGGCCGAGGAGTGCCTCGCGGCGCTCGGGCGGCCGAGACAGGACCCGGCACGCCGGCCGATAGGCCGCATGCGGACCCGCCTCGAATACCTGGACCTGGCCGCGCTGGAGGAACAACTCCCGTTGCTGCTGAAGGACTTGCAGCAGGCGTGCATGGCGTCCGCCGAAGCGGTGGCGGAGAAGTTCTTCCCGAACCAGGGGCCCGTCGAGTGGGCCCAGGAAGGAGCGTGA
- a CDS encoding transglutaminase family protein, with the protein MTGNFNTATRRLRIRHTTRVSYAQAAVSSHNEVRMTPLTLPGQTTLDARVTVNPATATWSYWDYWGTQVTGFDLMDPHADLTITASSLVETAPPGPPTASPTWPEIAELITNSRLLEYAAPTGRTTVSPELVERARAIAAGLDPHETAVAVSSLVTGQVSYIPGATGVNTSAMEAWEQGAGVCQDITHLTAALLRGLGLPTRYVSGYLHPERDAELHRPVAGQSHAWIEYWAGDWNGYDPTNSTRADESHVVVGRGRDYDDVTPHKGVYRGVAGGPPEVTVEFTRVA; encoded by the coding sequence ATGACCGGGAACTTCAACACGGCAACCCGTCGGCTCCGGATCCGGCACACCACCCGCGTCTCCTACGCGCAGGCCGCGGTCTCCTCGCACAACGAGGTCCGCATGACCCCGTTGACACTCCCCGGCCAGACCACCCTGGACGCGCGCGTGACGGTGAACCCCGCGACCGCCACCTGGTCGTACTGGGACTACTGGGGCACCCAGGTCACCGGCTTCGACCTCATGGACCCGCACGCGGACCTCACCATCACGGCGTCGAGCCTGGTGGAGACAGCACCGCCGGGTCCCCCGACGGCCTCGCCCACCTGGCCGGAAATCGCCGAACTCATCACCAACTCGCGCCTGTTGGAGTACGCGGCGCCGACCGGACGTACGACCGTGTCGCCCGAGCTGGTGGAGCGGGCGCGGGCGATCGCCGCGGGCCTCGACCCGCACGAGACCGCCGTCGCGGTGTCGTCCCTGGTCACCGGTCAGGTCTCGTACATCCCCGGCGCCACGGGCGTGAACACCAGCGCCATGGAGGCCTGGGAACAGGGCGCGGGCGTCTGCCAGGACATCACCCACCTCACCGCCGCCCTCCTCCGCGGCCTCGGCCTCCCCACCCGCTACGTCTCCGGCTACCTCCACCCCGAACGCGACGCCGAACTCCACCGACCCGTCGCCGGCCAGAGCCACGCCTGGATCGAGTACTGGGCAGGCGACTGGAACGGCTACGACCCCACCAACAGCACCCGCGCCGACGAGTCCCACGTGGTGGTGGGCCGAGGACGCGACTACGACGACGTGACACCGCACAAGGGGGTGTATCGGGGGGTGGCCGGGGGGCCGCCCGAGGTGACGGTGGAGTTCACGCGGGTGGCTTGA
- a CDS encoding M15 family metallopeptidase, with product MTEIVLMSDPKIAAIPVVDCGELLVDVRERELFPVDARRRDDSGAFAHLRAGVLTRLVKARALLPGGVRLLFVEGYRPPALQREYFERYAAELRADNPGWDAERVRNAASRYVSPPEIAPHSAGAAVDLTLVGADGQELDMGTRVNASPEESDGACYTAADGISLRARANRRLFGDALKAAGLVNYPTEWWHWSYGDRYWALTTGADHAIYGPREFDA from the coding sequence ATGACCGAGATCGTGTTGATGTCAGATCCGAAGATCGCCGCGATACCCGTTGTGGACTGCGGGGAGCTCCTTGTCGATGTGCGGGAGAGGGAGCTGTTTCCCGTCGATGCCCGCAGGCGGGACGACTCGGGGGCCTTCGCGCATCTGCGGGCGGGCGTGCTGACCAGGCTCGTGAAGGCCAGGGCCCTGCTCCCCGGTGGCGTACGGCTGTTGTTCGTCGAGGGGTACCGCCCGCCCGCCTTGCAGCGCGAGTACTTCGAGCGGTACGCCGCTGAACTGCGGGCGGACAACCCCGGCTGGGACGCCGAACGCGTCCGGAACGCGGCGAGCCGGTACGTGTCCCCTCCGGAGATCGCCCCGCACAGCGCGGGCGCCGCAGTCGACCTCACCCTCGTCGGCGCCGACGGGCAGGAGCTCGACATGGGAACGCGGGTGAACGCGAGCCCGGAGGAGAGCGACGGCGCCTGCTACACGGCCGCGGACGGCATCAGCCTGCGGGCGCGCGCCAACCGCCGGCTGTTCGGCGACGCGCTCAAGGCGGCCGGCCTGGTCAACTACCCCACCGAGTGGTGGCATTGGTCCTACGGCGACCGCTACTGGGCGCTCACCACCGGCGCCGACCACGCGATCTACGGGCCCCGGGAGTTCGACGCCTGA